The proteins below are encoded in one region of Castor canadensis chromosome 6, mCasCan1.hap1v2, whole genome shotgun sequence:
- the Sap25 gene encoding histone deacetylase complex subunit SAP25 isoform X4, whose amino-acid sequence MPEKLGLSVGGDQSKAWSSGGEPPEEPGTSPWDSLQPQAFSPSWAPSRTQTRRQQLLPCHPASLATEPALRTPVPFSPKMVWEATSSRMALLSPWDPSYEAKARPQEASCGSGVSFSSRTLCHPSFWPMYEAVGRDLRPTQKHQNGQPVSRDAGLPVMCHEDFFFLDPLLPRGHRVPLYLSEPPQQAMGSLKLLLLPPIMSPSVCPSTSQGCSTAWLSEPELTALTGLLQMSQGEPRPSSLVAPLTSAGHTDSF is encoded by the exons ATGCCAGAGAAGTTGGGTCTCTCGGTGGGAGGTGACCAGAGCAAGGCCTGGAGCTCTGGAGGGGAACCCCCGGAGGAGCCAGGAACGTCCCCATGGGACAG CTTGCAGCCACAGGCCTTCAGCCCTTCCTGGGCCCCGAGCCGGACTCAGACCAGGAGACAACAGCTGCTGCCCTGCCACCCTGCAAGCTTGGCTACTGAGCCAGCCCTAAGAACCCCAG TCCCGTTTTCCCCAAAGATGGTCTGGGAGGCGACTTCCTCAAGGATGGCTCTGCTATCACCCTGGGACCCCAGCTACGAGGCTAAAGCAAGACCTCAG GAGGCCAGCTGTGGGTCAGGTGTCTCCTTCTCTAGCCGAACATTGTGTCATCCCTCCTTCTGGCCCATGTATGAGGCAGTGGGCAGAGACCTCAGGCCCACACAGAAGCATCAGAATGGTCAGCCAGTGTCCAGGGATGCAG GACTCCCAGTGATGTGCCATGAAGACTTCTTTTTCTTGGACCCTCTGCTGCCACGTGGGCATCGTGTTCCCCTGTATCTGTCTGAGCCCCCTCAGCAG GCCATGGGCTCGCTGAAGCTGCTGCTCCTGCCCCCTATCATGAGTCCCTCCGTCTGCCCCTCCACATCCCAGGGCTGCtctacggcctggctcagtgagCCAGAGCTGACTGCCCTTACTGGCCTGCTACAGATGAGCCAGGGGGAGCCAAGACCCAGCTCCTTGGTGGCTCCTTTGACCTCTGCTGGCCACACAGACAGTTTCTGA
- the Sap25 gene encoding histone deacetylase complex subunit SAP25 isoform X2, whose amino-acid sequence MPEKLGLSVGGDQSKAWSSGGEPPEEPGTSPWDSLQPQAFSPSWAPSRTQTRRQQLLPCHPASLATEPALRTPGRHCAFTPKTLSWIRLILISSGVFLVPFSPKMVWEATSSRMALLSPWDPSYEAKARPQEASCGSGVSFSSRTLCHPSFWPMYEAVGRDLRPTQKHQNGQPVSRDAGLPVMCHEDFFFLDPLLPRGHRVPLYLSEPPQQAMGSLKLLLLPPIMSPSVCPSTSQGCSTAWLSEPELTALTGLLQMSQGEPRPSSLVAPLTSAGHTDSF is encoded by the exons ATGCCAGAGAAGTTGGGTCTCTCGGTGGGAGGTGACCAGAGCAAGGCCTGGAGCTCTGGAGGGGAACCCCCGGAGGAGCCAGGAACGTCCCCATGGGACAG CTTGCAGCCACAGGCCTTCAGCCCTTCCTGGGCCCCGAGCCGGACTCAGACCAGGAGACAACAGCTGCTGCCCTGCCACCCTGCAAGCTTGGCTACTGAGCCAGCCCTAAGAACCCCAGGTAGGCACTGCGCCTTCACACCCAAGACTCTCTCATGGATTCGGCTTATCCTAATCTCTTCAGGTGTTTTCCTAGTCCCGTTTTCCCCAAAGATGGTCTGGGAGGCGACTTCCTCAAGGATGGCTCTGCTATCACCCTGGGACCCCAGCTACGAGGCTAAAGCAAGACCTCAG GAGGCCAGCTGTGGGTCAGGTGTCTCCTTCTCTAGCCGAACATTGTGTCATCCCTCCTTCTGGCCCATGTATGAGGCAGTGGGCAGAGACCTCAGGCCCACACAGAAGCATCAGAATGGTCAGCCAGTGTCCAGGGATGCAG GACTCCCAGTGATGTGCCATGAAGACTTCTTTTTCTTGGACCCTCTGCTGCCACGTGGGCATCGTGTTCCCCTGTATCTGTCTGAGCCCCCTCAGCAG GCCATGGGCTCGCTGAAGCTGCTGCTCCTGCCCCCTATCATGAGTCCCTCCGTCTGCCCCTCCACATCCCAGGGCTGCtctacggcctggctcagtgagCCAGAGCTGACTGCCCTTACTGGCCTGCTACAGATGAGCCAGGGGGAGCCAAGACCCAGCTCCTTGGTGGCTCCTTTGACCTCTGCTGGCCACACAGACAGTTTCTGA
- the LOC109698062 gene encoding insulin receptor substrate 1-like isoform X2 translates to MKPAGGGSTATLESKSVDAPLSPPLPWPCPADVRLCGHLRKQKSQRLRFFVLRSDPPRLECYESEKKFRAGGCRPARPQRSLSLEGACTISKRADARQRHLIVLYTRDSSLGVAAASEAEQQAWYSALLEVRAAAAAAAASAAAGPISHKDPEAWILAPFQDVWAVTLRPKGLGRTRGLGSGGYRLCLGSGALSLLRKPGSKGSRDGRASPLPALRLSLLSVRRCGHADSFFFLELGRSAPTGPGELWLQAPDAVVAQSIHETVLAAMKRLGGSGAGGKDEPLSRDLLSSVSISYPISPYETPALAAQPKGLGERMEQGTLKTLPRLGTTASHSNELDGGEGYIDMGAGDNYVHMAGGEAGGYVLMAPPGTGPTTTSAASHQDRGATGVPIESVSGWLWP, encoded by the exons ATGAAGCCAGCGGGCGGTGGCTCCACAGCCACCCTAGAATCCAAGTCCGTAGATGCGCCCCTCAGCCCACCACTGCCCTGGCCCTGCCCGGCAGACGTGCGACTCTGCGGCCACCTGCGGAAACAGAAGTCTCAGCGCCTCCGCTTCTTCGTGCTGCGCTCCGACCCGCCACGCCTCGAGTGCTACGAGAGCGAGAAAAAGTTCCGCGCCGGCGGGTGCCGCCCCGCGCGGCCCCAGCGCAGCTTGAGTCTGGAGGGCGCGTGCACCATCAGCAAGCGCGCGGATGCGCGCCAGCGCCACCTGATCGTCCTCTACACGCGTGACAGCAGCCTGGGCGTGGCGGCGGCCAGCGAGGCAGAGCAGCAGGCGTGGTACAGCGCCCTGCTGGAGGTGCGCGCagctgctgctgccgccgccgcctctGCAGCAGCGG GTCCCATCTCCCACAAGGACCCCGAAGCCTGGATCCTTGCTCCGTTCCAGGACGTCTGGGCCGTGACTCTGCGACCCAAGGGGCTGGGGAGGACACGAGGCCTGGGCAGCGGCGGCTACCGCCTGTGCCTAGGTTCGGGGGCCCTGAGTTTGCTGCGGAAGCCAGGGAGCAAAGGTTCCCGGGACGGCCGGGCATCACCGCTCCCGGCCCTGCGACTGTCCCTGCTTAGCGTGCGCCGCTGCGGCCACGcagactctttctttttcctggagCTCGGCCGCTCCGCGCCCACCGGGCCCGGGGAGCTGTGGCTGCAGGCGCCCGACGCCGTGGTGGCCCAAAGCATTCATGAGACCGTGCTGGCCGCCATGAAGAGACTCGGGGGGAGTGGTGCAGGTGGCAAGGATGAGCCACTGTCCAGGGATCTCTTATCGAGCGTCTCCATATCGTACCCTATCTCACCTTATGAGACCCCAGCCTTAGCGGCACAACCCAAAGGCTTGGGTGAGAGAATGGAGCAAGGGACCCTCAAGACCTTGCCAAGGCTGGGGACCACAGCCTCTCACTCCAATGAGTTGGATGGGGGCGAGGGATACATCGACATGGGAGCTGGGGATAATTATGTGCACATGGCCGGTGGAGAGGCAGGCGGCTATGTGTTGATGGCGCCCCCAGGCACTGGTCCTACCACTACCAGTGCTGCTTCCCACCAGGATCGGGGGGCCACAGG AGTTCCTATAGAATCTGTCTCAGGCTGGCTCTGGCCATGA
- the Sap25 gene encoding histone deacetylase complex subunit SAP25 isoform X3, whose amino-acid sequence MPEKLGLSVGGDQSKAWSSGGEPPEEPGTSPWDSLQPQAFSPSWAPSRTQTRRQQLLPCHPASLATEPALRTPVPFSPKMVWEATSSRMALLSPWDPSYEAKARPQVWEASCGSGVSFSSRTLCHPSFWPMYEAVGRDLRPTQKHQNGQPVSRDAGLPVMCHEDFFFLDPLLPRGHRVPLYLSEPPQQAMGSLKLLLLPPIMSPSVCPSTSQGCSTAWLSEPELTALTGLLQMSQGEPRPSSLVAPLTSAGHTDSF is encoded by the exons ATGCCAGAGAAGTTGGGTCTCTCGGTGGGAGGTGACCAGAGCAAGGCCTGGAGCTCTGGAGGGGAACCCCCGGAGGAGCCAGGAACGTCCCCATGGGACAG CTTGCAGCCACAGGCCTTCAGCCCTTCCTGGGCCCCGAGCCGGACTCAGACCAGGAGACAACAGCTGCTGCCCTGCCACCCTGCAAGCTTGGCTACTGAGCCAGCCCTAAGAACCCCAG TCCCGTTTTCCCCAAAGATGGTCTGGGAGGCGACTTCCTCAAGGATGGCTCTGCTATCACCCTGGGACCCCAGCTACGAGGCTAAAGCAAGACCTCAGGTATGG GAGGCCAGCTGTGGGTCAGGTGTCTCCTTCTCTAGCCGAACATTGTGTCATCCCTCCTTCTGGCCCATGTATGAGGCAGTGGGCAGAGACCTCAGGCCCACACAGAAGCATCAGAATGGTCAGCCAGTGTCCAGGGATGCAG GACTCCCAGTGATGTGCCATGAAGACTTCTTTTTCTTGGACCCTCTGCTGCCACGTGGGCATCGTGTTCCCCTGTATCTGTCTGAGCCCCCTCAGCAG GCCATGGGCTCGCTGAAGCTGCTGCTCCTGCCCCCTATCATGAGTCCCTCCGTCTGCCCCTCCACATCCCAGGGCTGCtctacggcctggctcagtgagCCAGAGCTGACTGCCCTTACTGGCCTGCTACAGATGAGCCAGGGGGAGCCAAGACCCAGCTCCTTGGTGGCTCCTTTGACCTCTGCTGGCCACACAGACAGTTTCTGA
- the Agfg2 gene encoding arf-GAP domain and FG repeat-containing protein 2 isoform X3: MTTFTEPEVVFLQSRGNEVCRKIWLGLFDARTSLIPDSRDPQKVKEFLQEKYEKKRWYVPPDQVKGPPYIKGSASTPVQSSIPEGKPLRTLLGDPVPSLSDAASTSSQSVSLSQTQTAQSRSSQPLPHSSAKKASTDLLADIGGDPFAAPQVSPAFAAFPAFGGQTPSHGGFANFDVFGSSPSSSAFGSLPPAGQALFQTQPTPAASRMLTGSYSFGSSQVTPFGAAPLTAVSQPNSLTDVGSLLGPGVAAGGIPGSIFGMASQVPSLQSGTTGGSTGLAFGAFTNPFATPAAQPQLPSTNPFQPNGLAPGPNFGMSSAGPGFPQPVPPTGAIASTFPSSLYPLQTSLTQQQNGSSFGDLGSSNVGQRPLSQPVAISTNPFMAGSSPFASKPPTTNPFL, encoded by the exons ATGACAACTTTCACTGAGCCTGAAGTGGTATTCCTCCAATCTCGTGGAAATGAG GTTTGCAGGAAGATTTGGCTGGGTCTTTTTGATGCTCGGACATCTTTAATACCAGATTCCAGGGATCCTCAGAAGGTGAAGGAGTTTCTCCAggaaaaatatgagaagaaaagatg GTATGTTCCCCCAGACCAAGTCAAGGGGCCTCCTTATATCAAAGGTAGTGCCTCCACCCCTGTCCAGAGCTCCATCCCAGAAGGGAAACCCCTGCGAACACTTCTGGGGGATCCTGTGCCATCTCTCTCAGATGCTGCCTCCACCTCAAGCCAG TCTGTCAGCCTGTCTCAGACTCAGACAGCCCAGTCCCGGAGCTCCCAGCCTCTTCCCCACTCCTCCGCCAAGAAAGCCAGCACTGACCTGCTGGCTGATATCGGTGGAGACCCCTTTGCTGCTCCTCAGGTGTCACCAGCTTTTGCTGCATTCCCTGCCTTTGGAG GCCAGACACCTTCCCATGGGGGCTTTGCCAACTTTGATGTCTTTGGCAGCAGCCCCAGCTCTTCTGCCTTTGGAAGCCTCCCTCCAGCAGGCCAAGCCCTGTTCCAGACCCAGCCAACCCCTGCAG CCAGTCGGATGCTAACTGGAAGTTACAGCTTTG GGAGCAGCCAGGTGACTCCATTTGGTGCCGCTCCTCTCACAGCTGTCAGTCAACCCAACAGCCTCACAGATGTGGGCAGCCTCCTAGGACCTGGGGTGGCAGCTGGAGGTATCCCTGGCAG CATCTTCGGAATGGCCAGCCAAGTTCCCTCACTCCAGTCTGGCACGACCGGCGGCAGCACAGGGCTTGCCTTCGGAG CCTTCACTAATCCCTTCGCCACCCCTGCTGCCCAGCCCCAGCTGCCTTCCACCAACCCATTCCAGCCCAATGGCCTGGCCCCAG GGCCCAACTTTGGTATGAGCAGTGCTGGTCCTGGCTTCCCCCAGCCAGTGCCACCCACTGGGGCCATTGCCAGCACCTTCCCCTCATCACTGTACCCGCTACAGACCTCACTGACTCAGCAGCAGAATG GCTCTTCCTTCGGGGACTTAGGATCCTCAAATGTGGGGCAGAGGCCACTGAGCCAGCCAGTGGCGATCTCCACCAACCCCTTCATG gCTGGATCCTCACCATTTGCCTCCAAACCTCCAACCACCAACCCATTCTTGTAG
- the Sap25 gene encoding histone deacetylase complex subunit SAP25 isoform X1: protein MPEKLGLSVGGDQSKAWSSGGEPPEEPGTSPWDSLQPQAFSPSWAPSRTQTRRQQLLPCHPASLATEPALRTPGRHCAFTPKTLSWIRLILISSGVFLVPFSPKMVWEATSSRMALLSPWDPSYEAKARPQVWEASCGSGVSFSSRTLCHPSFWPMYEAVGRDLRPTQKHQNGQPVSRDAGLPVMCHEDFFFLDPLLPRGHRVPLYLSEPPQQAMGSLKLLLLPPIMSPSVCPSTSQGCSTAWLSEPELTALTGLLQMSQGEPRPSSLVAPLTSAGHTDSF from the exons ATGCCAGAGAAGTTGGGTCTCTCGGTGGGAGGTGACCAGAGCAAGGCCTGGAGCTCTGGAGGGGAACCCCCGGAGGAGCCAGGAACGTCCCCATGGGACAG CTTGCAGCCACAGGCCTTCAGCCCTTCCTGGGCCCCGAGCCGGACTCAGACCAGGAGACAACAGCTGCTGCCCTGCCACCCTGCAAGCTTGGCTACTGAGCCAGCCCTAAGAACCCCAGGTAGGCACTGCGCCTTCACACCCAAGACTCTCTCATGGATTCGGCTTATCCTAATCTCTTCAGGTGTTTTCCTAGTCCCGTTTTCCCCAAAGATGGTCTGGGAGGCGACTTCCTCAAGGATGGCTCTGCTATCACCCTGGGACCCCAGCTACGAGGCTAAAGCAAGACCTCAGGTATGG GAGGCCAGCTGTGGGTCAGGTGTCTCCTTCTCTAGCCGAACATTGTGTCATCCCTCCTTCTGGCCCATGTATGAGGCAGTGGGCAGAGACCTCAGGCCCACACAGAAGCATCAGAATGGTCAGCCAGTGTCCAGGGATGCAG GACTCCCAGTGATGTGCCATGAAGACTTCTTTTTCTTGGACCCTCTGCTGCCACGTGGGCATCGTGTTCCCCTGTATCTGTCTGAGCCCCCTCAGCAG GCCATGGGCTCGCTGAAGCTGCTGCTCCTGCCCCCTATCATGAGTCCCTCCGTCTGCCCCTCCACATCCCAGGGCTGCtctacggcctggctcagtgagCCAGAGCTGACTGCCCTTACTGGCCTGCTACAGATGAGCCAGGGGGAGCCAAGACCCAGCTCCTTGGTGGCTCCTTTGACCTCTGCTGGCCACACAGACAGTTTCTGA
- the Agfg2 gene encoding arf-GAP domain and FG repeat-containing protein 2 isoform X1: MVMAAKKGPGPGGGVGGGKAEAEAASEVWCRRVRELGGCSQAGNRHCFECAQRGVTYVDITVGSFVCTTCSGLLRGLNPPHRVKSISMTTFTEPEVVFLQSRGNEVCRKIWLGLFDARTSLIPDSRDPQKVKEFLQEKYEKKRWYVPPDQVKGPPYIKGSASTPVQSSIPEGKPLRTLLGDPVPSLSDAASTSSQSVSLSQTQTAQSRSSQPLPHSSAKKASTDLLADIGGDPFAAPQVSPAFAAFPAFGGQTPSHGGFANFDVFGSSPSSSAFGSLPPAGQALFQTQPTPAASRMLTGSYSFGSSQVTPFGAAPLTAVSQPNSLTDVGSLLGPGVAAGGIPGSIFGMASQVPSLQSGTTGGSTGLAFGAFTNPFATPAAQPQLPSTNPFQPNGLAPGPNFGMSSAGPGFPQPVPPTGAIASTFPSSLYPLQTSLTQQQNGSSFGDLGSSNVGQRPLSQPVAISTNPFMAGSSPFASKPPTTNPFL; this comes from the exons ATGGTGATGGCGGCCAAGAAGGGCCCAGGCCCAGGTGGTGGGGTCGGCGGGGGAAAGGCGGAGGCGGAGGCGGCCTCGGAGGTGTGGTGTCGCCGGGTGCGGGAGCTGGGCGGCTGCAGCCAGGCCGGGAACCGCCACTGCTTTGAGTGCGCTCAGCGCGGGGTCACCTACGTGGATATCACCGTGGGCAGCTTCGTCTGCACCACTTGCTCCGGCCTCCT GAGAGGCCTGAACCCCCCTCATCGTGTCAAGTCCATCTCCATGACAACTTTCACTGAGCCTGAAGTGGTATTCCTCCAATCTCGTGGAAATGAG GTTTGCAGGAAGATTTGGCTGGGTCTTTTTGATGCTCGGACATCTTTAATACCAGATTCCAGGGATCCTCAGAAGGTGAAGGAGTTTCTCCAggaaaaatatgagaagaaaagatg GTATGTTCCCCCAGACCAAGTCAAGGGGCCTCCTTATATCAAAGGTAGTGCCTCCACCCCTGTCCAGAGCTCCATCCCAGAAGGGAAACCCCTGCGAACACTTCTGGGGGATCCTGTGCCATCTCTCTCAGATGCTGCCTCCACCTCAAGCCAG TCTGTCAGCCTGTCTCAGACTCAGACAGCCCAGTCCCGGAGCTCCCAGCCTCTTCCCCACTCCTCCGCCAAGAAAGCCAGCACTGACCTGCTGGCTGATATCGGTGGAGACCCCTTTGCTGCTCCTCAGGTGTCACCAGCTTTTGCTGCATTCCCTGCCTTTGGAG GCCAGACACCTTCCCATGGGGGCTTTGCCAACTTTGATGTCTTTGGCAGCAGCCCCAGCTCTTCTGCCTTTGGAAGCCTCCCTCCAGCAGGCCAAGCCCTGTTCCAGACCCAGCCAACCCCTGCAG CCAGTCGGATGCTAACTGGAAGTTACAGCTTTG GGAGCAGCCAGGTGACTCCATTTGGTGCCGCTCCTCTCACAGCTGTCAGTCAACCCAACAGCCTCACAGATGTGGGCAGCCTCCTAGGACCTGGGGTGGCAGCTGGAGGTATCCCTGGCAG CATCTTCGGAATGGCCAGCCAAGTTCCCTCACTCCAGTCTGGCACGACCGGCGGCAGCACAGGGCTTGCCTTCGGAG CCTTCACTAATCCCTTCGCCACCCCTGCTGCCCAGCCCCAGCTGCCTTCCACCAACCCATTCCAGCCCAATGGCCTGGCCCCAG GGCCCAACTTTGGTATGAGCAGTGCTGGTCCTGGCTTCCCCCAGCCAGTGCCACCCACTGGGGCCATTGCCAGCACCTTCCCCTCATCACTGTACCCGCTACAGACCTCACTGACTCAGCAGCAGAATG GCTCTTCCTTCGGGGACTTAGGATCCTCAAATGTGGGGCAGAGGCCACTGAGCCAGCCAGTGGCGATCTCCACCAACCCCTTCATG gCTGGATCCTCACCATTTGCCTCCAAACCTCCAACCACCAACCCATTCTTGTAG
- the Agfg2 gene encoding arf-GAP domain and FG repeat-containing protein 2 isoform X2, translating into MVMAAKKGPGPGGGVGGGKAEAEAASEVWCRRVRELGGCSQAGNRHCFECAQRGVTYVDITVGSFVCTTCSGLLRGLNPPHRVKSISMTTFTEPEVVFLQSRGNEVCRKIWLGLFDARTSLIPDSRDPQKVKEFLQEKYEKKRWYVPPDQVKGPPYIKGSASTPVQSSIPEGKPLRTLLGDPVPSLSDAASTSSQSVSLSQTQTAQSRSSQPLPHSSAKKASTDLLADIGGDPFAAPQVSPAFAAFPAFGGQTPSHGGFANFDVFGSSPSSSAFGSLPPAGQALFQTQPTPAGSSQVTPFGAAPLTAVSQPNSLTDVGSLLGPGVAAGGIPGSIFGMASQVPSLQSGTTGGSTGLAFGAFTNPFATPAAQPQLPSTNPFQPNGLAPGPNFGMSSAGPGFPQPVPPTGAIASTFPSSLYPLQTSLTQQQNGSSFGDLGSSNVGQRPLSQPVAISTNPFMAGSSPFASKPPTTNPFL; encoded by the exons ATGGTGATGGCGGCCAAGAAGGGCCCAGGCCCAGGTGGTGGGGTCGGCGGGGGAAAGGCGGAGGCGGAGGCGGCCTCGGAGGTGTGGTGTCGCCGGGTGCGGGAGCTGGGCGGCTGCAGCCAGGCCGGGAACCGCCACTGCTTTGAGTGCGCTCAGCGCGGGGTCACCTACGTGGATATCACCGTGGGCAGCTTCGTCTGCACCACTTGCTCCGGCCTCCT GAGAGGCCTGAACCCCCCTCATCGTGTCAAGTCCATCTCCATGACAACTTTCACTGAGCCTGAAGTGGTATTCCTCCAATCTCGTGGAAATGAG GTTTGCAGGAAGATTTGGCTGGGTCTTTTTGATGCTCGGACATCTTTAATACCAGATTCCAGGGATCCTCAGAAGGTGAAGGAGTTTCTCCAggaaaaatatgagaagaaaagatg GTATGTTCCCCCAGACCAAGTCAAGGGGCCTCCTTATATCAAAGGTAGTGCCTCCACCCCTGTCCAGAGCTCCATCCCAGAAGGGAAACCCCTGCGAACACTTCTGGGGGATCCTGTGCCATCTCTCTCAGATGCTGCCTCCACCTCAAGCCAG TCTGTCAGCCTGTCTCAGACTCAGACAGCCCAGTCCCGGAGCTCCCAGCCTCTTCCCCACTCCTCCGCCAAGAAAGCCAGCACTGACCTGCTGGCTGATATCGGTGGAGACCCCTTTGCTGCTCCTCAGGTGTCACCAGCTTTTGCTGCATTCCCTGCCTTTGGAG GCCAGACACCTTCCCATGGGGGCTTTGCCAACTTTGATGTCTTTGGCAGCAGCCCCAGCTCTTCTGCCTTTGGAAGCCTCCCTCCAGCAGGCCAAGCCCTGTTCCAGACCCAGCCAACCCCTGCAG GGAGCAGCCAGGTGACTCCATTTGGTGCCGCTCCTCTCACAGCTGTCAGTCAACCCAACAGCCTCACAGATGTGGGCAGCCTCCTAGGACCTGGGGTGGCAGCTGGAGGTATCCCTGGCAG CATCTTCGGAATGGCCAGCCAAGTTCCCTCACTCCAGTCTGGCACGACCGGCGGCAGCACAGGGCTTGCCTTCGGAG CCTTCACTAATCCCTTCGCCACCCCTGCTGCCCAGCCCCAGCTGCCTTCCACCAACCCATTCCAGCCCAATGGCCTGGCCCCAG GGCCCAACTTTGGTATGAGCAGTGCTGGTCCTGGCTTCCCCCAGCCAGTGCCACCCACTGGGGCCATTGCCAGCACCTTCCCCTCATCACTGTACCCGCTACAGACCTCACTGACTCAGCAGCAGAATG GCTCTTCCTTCGGGGACTTAGGATCCTCAAATGTGGGGCAGAGGCCACTGAGCCAGCCAGTGGCGATCTCCACCAACCCCTTCATG gCTGGATCCTCACCATTTGCCTCCAAACCTCCAACCACCAACCCATTCTTGTAG
- the LOC109698062 gene encoding insulin receptor substrate 2-like isoform X1, which translates to MKPAGGGSTATLESKSVDAPLSPPLPWPCPADVRLCGHLRKQKSQRLRFFVLRSDPPRLECYESEKKFRAGGCRPARPQRSLSLEGACTISKRADARQRHLIVLYTRDSSLGVAAASEAEQQAWYSALLEVRAAAAAAAASAAAGPISHKDPEAWILAPFQDVWAVTLRPKGLGRTRGLGSGGYRLCLGSGALSLLRKPGSKGSRDGRASPLPALRLSLLSVRRCGHADSFFFLELGRSAPTGPGELWLQAPDAVVAQSIHETVLAAMKRLGGSGAGGKDEPLSRDLLSSVSISYPISPYETPALAAQPKGLGERMEQGTLKTLPRLGTTASHSNELDGGEGYIDMGAGDNYVHMAGGEAGGYVLMAPPGTGPTTTSAASHQDRGATGYVPMNSFPPGSLSCKSEPKKPKPKPRRTLCSIRDSRRPGDTQDAQPCPPPPSELAGEYVYIQSSATNCIGMGTARPQHPNSSLNYIDLDLVPPLEALSDVPRAGQHSYAHIEF; encoded by the exons ATGAAGCCAGCGGGCGGTGGCTCCACAGCCACCCTAGAATCCAAGTCCGTAGATGCGCCCCTCAGCCCACCACTGCCCTGGCCCTGCCCGGCAGACGTGCGACTCTGCGGCCACCTGCGGAAACAGAAGTCTCAGCGCCTCCGCTTCTTCGTGCTGCGCTCCGACCCGCCACGCCTCGAGTGCTACGAGAGCGAGAAAAAGTTCCGCGCCGGCGGGTGCCGCCCCGCGCGGCCCCAGCGCAGCTTGAGTCTGGAGGGCGCGTGCACCATCAGCAAGCGCGCGGATGCGCGCCAGCGCCACCTGATCGTCCTCTACACGCGTGACAGCAGCCTGGGCGTGGCGGCGGCCAGCGAGGCAGAGCAGCAGGCGTGGTACAGCGCCCTGCTGGAGGTGCGCGCagctgctgctgccgccgccgcctctGCAGCAGCGG GTCCCATCTCCCACAAGGACCCCGAAGCCTGGATCCTTGCTCCGTTCCAGGACGTCTGGGCCGTGACTCTGCGACCCAAGGGGCTGGGGAGGACACGAGGCCTGGGCAGCGGCGGCTACCGCCTGTGCCTAGGTTCGGGGGCCCTGAGTTTGCTGCGGAAGCCAGGGAGCAAAGGTTCCCGGGACGGCCGGGCATCACCGCTCCCGGCCCTGCGACTGTCCCTGCTTAGCGTGCGCCGCTGCGGCCACGcagactctttctttttcctggagCTCGGCCGCTCCGCGCCCACCGGGCCCGGGGAGCTGTGGCTGCAGGCGCCCGACGCCGTGGTGGCCCAAAGCATTCATGAGACCGTGCTGGCCGCCATGAAGAGACTCGGGGGGAGTGGTGCAGGTGGCAAGGATGAGCCACTGTCCAGGGATCTCTTATCGAGCGTCTCCATATCGTACCCTATCTCACCTTATGAGACCCCAGCCTTAGCGGCACAACCCAAAGGCTTGGGTGAGAGAATGGAGCAAGGGACCCTCAAGACCTTGCCAAGGCTGGGGACCACAGCCTCTCACTCCAATGAGTTGGATGGGGGCGAGGGATACATCGACATGGGAGCTGGGGATAATTATGTGCACATGGCCGGTGGAGAGGCAGGCGGCTATGTGTTGATGGCGCCCCCAGGCACTGGTCCTACCACTACCAGTGCTGCTTCCCACCAGGATCGGGGGGCCACAGGGTATGTCCCCATGAACAGCTTTCCACCAGGGTCCCTTTCCTGTAAGTCTGAACCCAAGAAGCCTAAACCCAAGCCCCGGAGAACCCTTTGCAGCATCAGGGACAGCCGGAGACCAGGGGACACTCAGGACGCTCAGCCCTGTCCACCGCCACCGTCAGAGCTGGCTGGGGAGTATGTGTACATCCAGTCCTCGGCCACGAACTGCATTGGAATGGGCACTGCCAGGCCGCAGCACCCCAACAGTAGCCTCAACTACATAGACTTAGACCTGGTCCCTCCCCTGGAAGCACTCAGTGATGTCCCCAGGGCAGGCCAGCACAGCTATGCACACATTGAGTTCTAG